The genomic window aggtctcaaagagttagaaaattagctatttctgctgactatgatgtatacaacactgagaaatttcaaatagaggatgatcccacctcatttgaagaagccatgagaagtgatcattcatcaaagtggcttgaggccatggaagatgaaatgaaatctatgaatgccaataaagtttaggatctagaaataattcctaaaggagccaaaacagtaggctgtaaatgggtctacaaaacaaaacttgactctcaagggaatatagagagatataaagcatgacttatggcaaaaggctttacgcaaagagaagggattgattacaataagatattttctccagtctcatataaggattcctttagaatcataatagCATTAGTGGCACACTATGATTTTGAATTACATCAGAtgaatgtaaagacgacatttctcaacagggacttggaggaaaatgtttacatggcacaaccgaaaggttttgtcatagaaggaaaagaacgaatgggatggcacctaaaaaatccatttatggattaaaataagctttaagacagtggtacttaaagtttgatcagacaataaggaattttgggtttaaagagaatgtagaggacaattgtgtctatggaaagtttaagaatgggaagtttatcttccttgtcctgtatgtggatgatatcttacttgctagtagtgatgtcagtctactactagagacaaagaagtttttgtcctcaaaatttgatatgaaagatcttggtgaagctttgtTTGTTAttgggatcgagattcaccaagatagaagtaaatgggtattaggactgtcacaaaaggcatacatagaaaagatcttaaagaaattcaatatgcacaaatgtagtccctcacctgctcctatagtcaagggcgacagatatggggattttcaatgccccaggaatcattatgagatcgatcaaatgaaaacagttccatatgcttcagctgttggaagcttgcaatatgctcaagtatgtacacgtcctaacttggcatttgttaccgggttacttggcagaatctagagcaatcctagaacagaacactgaaaattagtaaagaaagtcttacgttatttgcaaggaacgaaaagcctcatgatgacatatagaagatcagattcactccatatagtgggatattcagattctgattatgcgggagatgatagaaaatccacgtctggatatgtattcactctcgcaggaggagctatttcatggaaaagctcaaaatagaccgtcactacatcgtccacaatgtatgccaagtttgtagcgtgttatgaggcaacggagcaggtgaactggctaaagaagttcatacccggtttgatggtggttgacgacatctatagaccacttaagttatactacgataataatccggcagtacagtatgctcacaacaataagtcaagtggtgctgccaaacacattgacataaagtattatgttatgaaagataaagtccgagatcatgtcataagtcttgagcatataagtaccaaaaagatacttgcggatctgcttacaaaacgcttaccacccaatgtgttcagagaatatgtagccgacatgggtttaagggaaagcctataattcctggataaaagaaagtccaaagttaagtatctattttagaacagagtggtgtgttgtagttgttaaatctatcggcaattgaccgtgacgatgaaacatattctatgcgctaatctgtaatggtatgaacaaaagtaaatgatatgaaattgaaagatggtgtgagatcaagggagagaatgttagtttgatctccaccaattggcctaACGACCAATTGGGCCTTTGGATCAACGCCTTGATCCGAGGCATCCAACCACTccttggttggtgggcccccatcgcacaaTACTATAAAGAGAGTTGGGGACCagggctctaactacgaggttgacctaAGCCGTCGTGACTCACCAACAGCAaaaacctaacccgatctaaagagggtgctgccagcgacgggaagacccaCTGACTTTGCCATCACCACCGGACCGCGGCACCTCACGTCATCATCGCCTCTGCATCACCACCACTACGCTGGACTCCACCGCGCCGAGCTCCCATGACACCGGCATCCATACGGCTGTGGCGCAACTGCGCCAGGGCAAAGTAGAGGAATCAGTTTCTTCATTTAAGTAAGATGTTTATCCCCTGATCTACGTTTCAGAGGTACTGTGTTCTATCAACAACCAATTAGGCCCTTAGTCACTTAGGGCATCTGCAATAGTTACTAGCTCTAAgacaactgtcggtgcagaaagtgatcaactagtaaatatttgtagttttgcagcatcttgtgatcggaggtggcctggcactcaatgacacaggatttatactggtttaggcaacgtgccctacatctagtcggggtcggtcggtgactttattcctgagcctaggtgctcgaagtctgtagtggggttacaaacgagaaggagaaaggagggggtgtacaagaggtttggttggctccgaccggaagggttgcggtcggaactgggtggtcctgcggttgggagtgttgatgtcgatctagtgagtctgagcttgaagaagtcaatCTCCTTTTGTTGGAAGGAGCGcaccctcttttatagatgaaggggatggctttacaggtgagagggagagagtacggatgtttctaagcctgaCTGCccacggtgatgaaaactggataatggttgacgcccccaatactgtcgatgtcgctgtaggatgtcagatgtgcacgggaggtcgagctatcttcttcaggaaggatgacgccgcTACCTGtaaaatacttcttgatgcctagtggcatgtgaggagctgcgctatgttcacccggtatggcaaatcctggagcccatactacgatcgatgtctagagacacgcggaGGGCTTTACCATacgggagtttctagcggcccctacaatactttgtgtcagggtggctgcagagcactatttcgtgcagggtatggtccctggtacagtggttttgacttgtgagccatgcgttgtctttctccgcacgtcttctggttccttccgaacggggTGCCCCCGGTCGGGCGGCTCTAGTCGGCTCTCAGTGCGccgatcggagaagagcggtgagcagggtttccacaagccccggtcgcggggttggagtcggaagcagcgttttggggcaagccttccgattggagagattgcttagagacggctggtgcctgaagcaagtgctccggtcggagaggtgggtcgaagaAGTTGATGAACGAGTACTTGTTCTTAAGGGTAGACCTTTCGGTCGGCGACCGGACTACCCTTCCGGCCCCCTGTGTTTTAGATTTTTGGGTCGGCCCATGAACTATATATTGTTTTCGTGGGCCAAGTCTGGGTGTAGAAGCCGGTCCTCgaaggaccccgggtttatgaacccgacaacaaCAATACTAACTTTTAGCACATAACTTTTAGTATGGATAGGTCAACGTGACACTCTCACGTAACCTTGAAATATGTGTAAGACCTTAGCTCTTGATTAAGAGTtagatttttctctctcttccattaaaatatgataaaaatgcttagagctagtcagtgttcgcctaaacggccgattAAACAGCtagtaaacggtaaacggtagtaaactattttgtttagggggtaaacgaaaattaaacggttgactaTTTAAACGATCAAAAAACGGagaaaaacggtctaaacggcctaaatggaacggagataaacaacattaaacgggctaaacaactgTTTAAATGGTTGTTTAGGGAATACGagataaatctagttcagttttatatggataaatttgtatacttaagtttgttatttttataaatgtgtacacttgatatgttacatgcataaatatctatatttgattcttttcacatgcataaatatatatacataccaaaataattgatttttacttggataaatatgtataaatgctagaatacttgattttttacatgcacatatataattatgtgtatttttttaagtacaaaaccgtttagaccgtttaacttcgtttaaacaccgtgtaaaaaacctaaacgctaaacgaagggcgatcATGTAAAGACTGTTTACCCTTTAGAAAACATGGGAGCTAGTTTAAAAGTTCATGGTTGAAGCTGTACTTAGATGCGGTACTGCAGATGCAGCACAAACGAGGAGAAACTCCATGAAGAATTGGCTGTCGCTTGCTTACAGGCTTTTAAGACTTATACTAATACTTTAAAAAATAATTCTTACAAAAACATTTTTGAGTTTTCACCTTTCACCTCTTACCAGTTACCAAATCACAGTATTTTCCAGACAGAACCCTTTTCAGGAGCTAGGTATTTAAGTACGGGTGCTACTCAGGTGCTACGAAAAGCTGTACACGAAAAGAACATGACAGATGCACATGGATAGAAACTTAAATCAGCAGTAAGGAACAAAGAGACGGGGACAAAAACAGTAACACCAGGAGAAGAACAAAATGTCtgcttaaatgtcaacagcagcagcagcagcaacaacaacagtgTGACCCCTTAACTACAAATAAGAATGTTTCTCGTCAAGCACTCAACATGTACACCCACCAAACGCCTGTCTTGGAAGCAATATCTGTATATACAGCAGCAGTAGGCTTTACACGCTTTCGAAGACACACTACACACTTGATAGAGCGAGAGGACCAAGCAATCACTGGTTGACGGTTTTCACTTTCTGCTCGGTGTGACTTGGAAAGTTTCTTAGGCTCCGAAGCACCCGATGAGCTTCTTAGGAGCGTGGCCGGTGGCCCGGTACTTGGCAGCCATCTCCTCGGCCTTCAGCACCTCCTCACCGCGCTTTGCCTCCACCATCGCTCGCTTCTCTTCGGCTTCCTTGTGGATCATTGCAACCTTGTTCTTCATCTTCTCAGCATATTCAGCCTTCTTCTTTTCCAGTTGTTCCTGAACATGAATAAATCATAAGCTTTAGCTTAGAGAACATCACCTTTGAGGGGGTGGCACATTAGTCTATTGGATCTATCCTTCTCTGAATTCCTCTATAATTGATTAATTGTTATCGGCGACTCAAGTCACTATGAAAATATATGAGCGATGCTTAAACTTAGTAAGTGCACATAACAGACGATAAAAAATGATCAATCCTTCTATTAAAAGGGCAAAGAAGAGAGCGAATGAAATTACCTCAATCTTCTTCAGTTGAGCTTCTATGTTTGCTTTCTTTGTGTTCTCCCATGAAAGAATAGCGGATACTTTCTTAGCAGCCCTGTCACAATTGTGCCCATTAACACAGGTTAGGAATTTCCACATCACGTGCCTACGGATTATATCAACTTCTATTGGATATAAGAATGTAAATAGATGCGAAGTGTTTTCTATATGATATCTTCCAATTGACATACTATGTTATCCTGTTTGCCCTTATGACTTTTCTCATTTTAGTTTGGATCGAGCAGAATTTTGTATCCACTGCCCTGGTTGTAATGCTAGAAAGCCTAGAAATATCATTCACAGAAACCTGTACTAAACTTCCAATTCCTTTGATGAAAGAACTATAGATGACTGAAGAATGAAGAGCAAAAACTTCTACTGTAATGAACAAATAATGGTTCCACTGAAAACGAGCTCAGGGGAATAGGAAAAGGTAAGAAACATACTTGTTCTCAGCTTTTGTCTTCTCATTCTCTTCCCATGCTTTGATCAAAGAGTTCCTCTTCTCTGTTTCCACCCTTGCAAGAGCGAGATCTGCAGATCATGTTTCAGGTTTTAATAGGCATAGTTGTACACTTGTACTCGATGACAAGAAGAAATTATTTAATAATTACCTCTGTCATTGGAGCCCCCTTGCTTCTCAGCGGCGGGCTTCTCTGGAGCAGGTTCATCTGCAACTTCTGGAAAGACAGAAAAATAGAGAATTTATGCCTGCTTTTGTGTAAAAACTAAATTCAGATTCATGAACAAATTTTGCTGAACAATTTAATATAGAAGAAATAAGCTAGCAAGTGGTTGTATGTTGATCAATGATCCAATCCAACCCAACCCATTCGCATCACATAGCAAAATGTAATTTATATGTCACTATACTATTATTATCTGTGCAGGAGCATGCACTTGAGATTGCCATGCACAACTTATTTGTATCCAGATCCAGGTCCTGTGTAACTGCTGCTTAGATAGCTTGTTTAGTGAGAATGATTGTAGATTTCCTTTCTCTTATTTGACTAGTACGTTCCTGCATGCGTAGGATTAAACTTATTCTAAACTACACGAACTACAAAGCGATAGTAACCACAGGAACCTACTCTAGCTCTTTCAGGAAAGGAATGACCAATTGATGACACAGTGTTCCAACTTTTAAGTATCCAATGGTCAGTTTTGTATGTGTGAGACATAATGCTCAGCTTGTATACAAGTATGTTGGCATCTTGCTAACTTTTTGTCCCTCGAGAAAATTATCTAGTTCCGGGCAATACGGCTTTGTAGGATTAATATAGGCAAATAACAAAAGATGGATCGGCATGATAAGAGAGAAAAACCAGAGAACAGCAGGTTGCCTGGTTTGGCAGCTCAAATTTGGCACCCATTGTGTTCTGTTGATTAGTTGTTCATGTTTTTGGCCATTTAAACAATAAAAGTAATTTTTTAAGGTAAACAAGCAGGACCTGTCATTTATTGAAAAAATAGGGGAAGTAACAAGGCCTAGGCCAAAGGAAAAGTAAATTGAATTACCAGGAGCTCATTTTGTATGATTCCTCACTTGTGGGGATGAAACAGGATATTTCTtcaattatattaaaaaaggagTTTTTTTCGTTCAACAATATAAAAAAAGAGTTTATTTTGTATATCTGCATATAACCATTAGGGAAACCGAATGCTTCAGAGCGCATGATTTCATTATTTGCCCACTTATGCAAGGAACTGATGTACTACATCTTTGAAGACACAGCAGCAACAGAAAGCATTGTCTAGCTTTTGTAAGCTGTGATGGGGCATGTTAATGAGAGAAATATATATCTAAAGAAGTcagttaaaatttatcataacCTTGTCATGATTCATCTgacatttgaattttttttttttgagattatCTGTCATTTGAATTTGCACTCACTAATCTAAATTGAATAACAAAGCGGAAAAATAACAGAATTTGAATTCTAATACCAAAATAATGCCTCCATGATTTGAAGAAATAGGAAAGAATTGTCTGATAATCCAGGAAAAAAAATAATCCAAGCCCACAATGGAAAGTTGTTCTATATACGTCTTTGTTTTCTGTCTGATTCTTTTTCTCTCAGCATGAAACTTAGAATCTTTCTAAAGGATATTTTTTCTAGAACACAAGAGCTGCGCTTCATTATATTGAGATAGAAAAACGATGGGAATACATGCTGACTCTAAGGCTTgcgttattttttttttgtttgaaggGAAACTGGAATGGATAAAGGTAGAAGAAAGATGAGAGCAGGCAAGAAAGGCCAAAAGGTGGGGAGAAAGTGAAGAATTCAGGAAAGTTTCAACTATCATCTTTTTCCGAAATAACATCTGAATTTTCACTAAAATCAAATTTCAAGAAGAGGAAATGCTACATGTCTAGGCATCAAACAACTAGCATACTTTTAGAACCCTCAAACTAGAAACCTACGATGGCCACGTCGTCCTAAAATCAATTTTGTGTTTCGAAGTGAGCCAATGATTCCCACAATGTTTGTAGACCTTTTTACCCCCGTACCCCTGCAGAACTTGACAAACCATTCCTCCAGAATCCTTGGCAGGCATGGCTACTACTCTCACAAAATGGGAAAACCATTTAGCAAGCTGGTAAATAATTCTGAAAATCGATGACTCGCAAATTTACTTCAGTTCTTTTTTTTTAACGATAGAACTAGAGTACTTTAGAACTTGATCGCAGGTTTCAATATGATTTGCACCTCACAGCCTGACACAAATAGTTCTGAAATCCTAAGAGGAAAATTCTGTTCTCTATGAAAAGTAGTTCTCTACAACCAGCACCAAAGGATCATGCCGACAACAAATCAGGAACCCACGAAAAGAGAAGCAAACGAACTGTCAGGGATGACAAGTACCTAGTACACTCACTGTACAGCTACCAGAAAGTACAGAGACGACGAACCAAAGCATAGAGAGGTCAGAGGAGGAAAGTTTCTCAAAATTCCTAGCACATGAATTTAAAGCACAAACCAGCCAGCACCCCCTTTCCATTCGCAAGCCTTCCAGTACATAGAGAGGGAGAATTAAGCAGAGCAGGGTGTACTCACTCTCGACGATGGCCAGGGCCTTGGTGTCGtcggccggcgccggcggcttCTCCTCGGCGGCCGGCGGCTCGGCCGCGGGGATGACGGCCTTCTCCTCGGCGACGTCCTCCTTGGCCGCCTCCGGCTCGGCCtccgcgggcgcgggcgccgccTCGGGCTCCTTGTCCTTGgtgacctccacctccaccttcttggcctcctcctcagccatgtTGCTGTCTGGTAGGAGAAGCTTAGCTGTTGCTGTTGAGTGTGGGGGGGTGGGAGCTAGCTGTGCCTGTGCGTGTGCGTATGCGTGCGAGCGTGGTGGCGCGTACTAATAGCAAGCGGTTTAACTGTTGGCCGTGTCTGCTGGACTCTGGACGAAGCTGGAGAGTAGTCTAGGCCGCAAGATAAGGGAAGGCAGTGGAGGCTTTGGTGTGTTTCTGAATTCTGACAGAAGAGGGCCTCGTATTCTCCCTGGTTGGGGGGTGTGGGGCTCCAGGTTCCTCGGTTCAGGGACGGTTTTATAGCCCGGATTCTGTCATTTGCAGCCTTGCAGTTGCAGGTGGATGAGTGATACGTTACTGTATTTTAAAAGATACAGAAAATGCTTAAACTGTAATTCATTCCATCTAgagtgattttttttaaaaaaaggagtCGGCAAGGAAGCCATGGGCGCGTAGGTGACGGCGACCCGGGCCGGCGCATCATGGCATGGGCCCGCCGCGGGCGCAGCGcgttggctcctcctcctcccagcgCAATTGCGCTGTGCAGTGACGAGTTGGCCCAGCACCCTGCACCCCCACGCACGCCCCACGGCGCCCCCGCGGCCCGCGCCGCTGGGCGCTCGGATCCCGTGAGCGCGGAGACTCTGGTGGCCGTTGCAATGCACGAGCACGACGCGCGTCGCCACCACCCACGCCAGCAACGTTCGTTTCGTTCAACGTCGCCGTCGTCGGCCCGTGGGCACTGTTGACAGAATGACAGACCACGGACGTCCATCCAATATACTCGCCGGGCAAACGTGTGGCGAGACCACGGGGCTCGCTCGAACGTACTACCAGCGCGGCATCAATGTGGGCGGCGACGTCGCTAAGGACCATCGGTGATCTATATGCTTCCGTTCCTTGCATCGTGCGTGGAGTTTAAAGCCGGCCGTTCGCCATTGGGCCGTCCCGTCCGTAGCAGTGTAGCCTCGCCGGACGGGAAGCCCCAGCGTTCCGGGTGTTCCCCCGTGGAGCGGGGGCGTGCGCGCATCTGtccgcgcccgcccgcccgcccggatGCCGCGGCCGACAAGTGAACTGCGCGGCGCTTTCGGCACGGGAAATTGCGCGGTTTTGGGCGGTTCCAGCGCGAGCTCGTCCACATGCCCGACGCCTGCCGCGGCATGGACCACGGGTCCACCGTCCACTTCCGGGGGAGGCTCGCTTACCTCCTCCTCCTGTTCCTGTACGTACCATGCTACTCCAGTATAACTGGGCTTCTAGCCTTCTAGCATCTCTTTGTGGGAGTACGTCCTCGTATTCCATGACGAGACCTGCAGGAGCAGGACAAATACGCTCGTCCGGAAACACTTTGCGGTTGCGGATCCTGTCCTAGTTTGGAAGTACCGGCTCTGCAAATACCTTTAGCTGCTTCATTGTATCGTGTGAATTGTGATGGTCGTATCGTATCCATGCCAAATGATTGCGGCGAAGCTCCTCGGTTTTCTCAGCTAGGAAACAAAACGCACTAGTTTACTTACTGGATTTGTTTTGATTATTCATAGGATATATAGCTGGCCAACTAAGCCTTGTCGTTGTAATAAGGCAGGGGGCCCGGCCAGGCCTCGGTGTGCAACTGTCCAACAATGTGCTGGAGCAATGATTTAGCAGGCAAATGGACAAGAAGCCAACATGCCTGGCCTTGCTGGTGACCGGTGAGTGCAGACACAGCTACGCGATGCGTCCTGCGTCCAGCTGTTGCAAACGAACTCCGGCTGAGTTAACAGAGAGTGGCCGAATATTATAAGCAGCCAGAAGAAACATGGTTCGACCTTTCCTCTGTACGTCTTCGAACGGCGCCTACGTATGGAAATCATCAGGAATACGCACACATCATCAGTACATCACATGACAAGTCTCCTCGAATATATACGTCATCCCTCGCTGTCTTCATGTTGCTGTTCTCCTTCTGAAAGACTCTGAAACCTCGCTGTCTTCTTTGTTAACCAAACTGACCGAAAAGCAGGGCTGCTGTAACCGATCCCTGGTTCGTTACCAACATGTTCGCAGGTTAGCACATGGAAACAGAGCTAAAGGGGCTAAAACACAGTGATATAGGCACGTGTCAGATTAAAGGCTACGGCTTGACAGGCCTGATTTTCCTTGCCACTAATATACTCTGATTTTCCTTGACACTAATACTGAAGCACACAcactgttagttgatctccaccaatacggcctattgggcccttgaaTCTGCGCCccgatcgggggcgcccaaccctaatacggttggtggcccctgtcgcacaacacTATAAAGATAGGTGGGGTTCAcggctctaactacgaggttaACCGGAGCC from Miscanthus floridulus cultivar M001 chromosome 11, ASM1932011v1, whole genome shotgun sequence includes these protein-coding regions:
- the LOC136491002 gene encoding remorin-like, whose translation is MAEEEAKKVEVEVTKDKEPEAAPAPAEAEPEAAKEDVAEEKAVIPAAEPPAAEEKPPAPADDTKALAIVEKVADEPAPEKPAAEKQGGSNDRDLALARVETEKRNSLIKAWEENEKTKAENKAAKKVSAILSWENTKKANIEAQLKKIEEQLEKKKAEYAEKMKNKVAMIHKEAEEKRAMVEAKRGEEVLKAEEMAAKYRATGHAPKKLIGCFGA